In Syntrophotaleaceae bacterium, a genomic segment contains:
- the rlmD gene encoding 23S rRNA (uracil(1939)-C(5))-methyltransferase RlmD, with protein MARFHDRNRKKERQKPLPSLDIDILYLNEDGLGVGRHSGKEVLVGNTLPGERVSVRIEHEGQRRLVGRLQKVLKASTDRIAPPCPLAGVCQGCSLIQMDYQAQLIFKETRLREALGRYNALLELEPLPIQPAARSLGYRTNAKLVFSRERGDLKIGLYRRGTHQVVDIGACPLHHPLINRIMQVVKDEVQRQKIFIYDPLTRRGLLRYLLIKVAPASGKAMVTFVTAERDFRRITPLGKWLQRKVPEVVSVQQNVNSSTGNVILGRDTMRMLGVPDLIDQVGDVTLRISPTSFFQVNHEQAAYIYRLVRSWSALAKHENALDLYCGIGGIALHLAADAGKVTGIEVVEEAVRNARENARINRLENCTFLSGDAAELVGELAGGPVAVAVVNPPRTGCDANVLEALTAASPRSIIYVSCNPATLGRDLDLLHEMGFQVDRIQPVDMFPQTVHLETVVRLLPAK; from the coding sequence ATGGCCAGATTTCACGACAGAAACAGGAAAAAGGAACGGCAAAAGCCTCTGCCGTCTCTGGATATCGATATTCTCTATCTCAATGAGGACGGCCTCGGCGTCGGCCGCCATTCCGGCAAGGAGGTGCTGGTCGGCAATACCCTCCCGGGTGAACGGGTCTCGGTCCGGATCGAACATGAAGGCCAGCGGCGCCTTGTCGGTCGCCTCCAGAAGGTGCTGAAGGCAAGTACCGACCGCATCGCCCCACCTTGCCCCTTGGCAGGGGTCTGCCAGGGCTGTTCTCTGATCCAGATGGATTACCAGGCCCAGCTGATTTTCAAGGAAACCCGACTGCGGGAAGCTCTCGGCCGGTACAACGCCCTTCTCGAACTGGAGCCACTTCCCATCCAGCCGGCCGCCCGATCACTCGGCTACAGGACCAACGCCAAACTGGTGTTTTCCCGGGAGCGGGGCGATCTAAAAATCGGGCTTTACCGCCGGGGGACCCACCAGGTGGTCGATATCGGCGCATGCCCCCTGCATCATCCTTTGATCAACCGCATCATGCAGGTGGTCAAGGATGAAGTCCAGCGGCAGAAAATCTTCATCTACGATCCTTTGACCCGCCGCGGTCTTTTACGTTATCTGCTGATCAAGGTCGCCCCGGCCTCGGGCAAAGCCATGGTCACCTTCGTTACCGCCGAACGGGATTTTCGTCGGATTACCCCTCTGGGCAAATGGCTGCAGAGAAAAGTTCCCGAGGTTGTCTCGGTTCAGCAGAACGTCAATTCGTCTACCGGAAACGTGATTCTCGGGCGGGACACCATGCGCATGCTGGGGGTTCCGGATCTCATCGATCAGGTGGGGGATGTGACTTTGCGTATTTCACCGACCTCCTTTTTTCAGGTCAACCACGAACAGGCCGCCTACATCTATCGTCTGGTCCGTTCCTGGTCGGCTCTGGCAAAACATGAAAACGCCCTGGATCTCTATTGCGGCATCGGCGGCATCGCCCTCCATCTGGCTGCAGATGCCGGCAAGGTTACAGGGATCGAGGTGGTCGAGGAGGCGGTTCGAAATGCGCGGGAAAATGCCCGGATCAACAGATTGGAAAACTGCACCTTCCTTTCCGGCGACGCTGCCGAACTGGTCGGGGAACTCGCCGGCGGACCGGTGGCTGTCGCAGTGGTCAATCCGCCGCGCACTGGCTGTGATGCAAACGTCCTGGAAGCTTTGACTGCTGCGTCCCCCCGCTCCATTATTTATGTCTCCTGCAACCCCGCGACCCTGGGCCGGGATCTGGATCTTCTGCACGAAATGGGCTTCCAGGTCGACCGGATACAACCGGTGGACATGTTTCCCCAGACGGT
- the ispG gene encoding flavodoxin-dependent (E)-4-hydroxy-3-methylbut-2-enyl-diphosphate synthase gives MRNNTRRIHVGSVPVGAGAPVSVQSMCSTDTRNVADTLGQIERLHSAGCEIVRCAVPDEEAARALAAVRKGCPMPLVADIHFDYRLALLALESGVDALRLNPGNIGERWKVEEVVRACAERKVPIRIGVNGGSLEKELLAKFGHPTAEAMVESALGHIRILEDLGYGEIKVSLKASNIRRTVEAYRLLARQVDYPLHIGITEAGTTWSGTIKSAVGLGTLLYDGIGDTLRVSLTGDPVEEVRVGWEILRALELRDRGPVFVSCPTCGRCQIDLIPIAEEVEQRLRNLPKKIVVAVMGCVVNGPGEAREADVGIAAGKGQGLLFRRGEVVRKVAEKDLADALVAEAWKLFEEEEPTDKSNK, from the coding sequence ATGCGCAACAACACCCGCCGCATCCATGTCGGTAGCGTCCCCGTCGGGGCCGGCGCTCCTGTTTCCGTTCAATCCATGTGCAGCACGGATACCCGGAATGTTGCCGACACCCTGGGGCAGATCGAACGTCTCCATTCTGCCGGTTGCGAAATCGTCCGCTGCGCCGTGCCGGATGAGGAGGCGGCGCGTGCTCTGGCCGCTGTTCGCAAGGGTTGTCCCATGCCGCTTGTGGCCGATATCCATTTCGACTACCGTCTGGCCCTGTTGGCCCTGGAAAGCGGGGTGGACGCGCTGCGCCTCAATCCCGGAAACATCGGCGAGCGGTGGAAGGTGGAGGAGGTGGTGCGGGCCTGCGCCGAGCGAAAGGTGCCGATTCGGATCGGCGTCAACGGAGGTTCCCTGGAAAAGGAACTGCTGGCCAAATTCGGTCATCCGACGGCAGAGGCCATGGTGGAAAGCGCCCTCGGACACATCCGCATCCTCGAAGATCTGGGTTACGGCGAAATCAAGGTCAGTCTCAAGGCGTCCAACATCCGCCGCACGGTCGAGGCCTACCGTCTGCTGGCCCGGCAGGTGGATTATCCCCTGCATATCGGCATTACCGAGGCCGGTACGACCTGGAGCGGGACGATCAAGAGCGCTGTCGGGCTGGGAACGCTTTTGTACGACGGCATCGGGGATACCCTGCGGGTTTCTCTCACCGGCGATCCTGTGGAGGAGGTGCGCGTCGGTTGGGAAATTCTTCGAGCCCTGGAACTGCGTGACCGCGGACCGGTCTTTGTCAGCTGTCCGACCTGTGGCCGCTGTCAAATCGATCTGATCCCGATTGCGGAAGAGGTCGAGCAGCGCCTGCGCAATCTGCCGAAAAAAATAGTCGTCGCCGTCATGGGCTGTGTTGTGAACGGCCCCGGCGAGGCCCGCGAGGCGGATGTGGGAATCGCTGCCGGAAAGGGGCAGGGTCTCCTTTTCCGCCGCGGAGAGGTGGTGCGCAAGGTGGCCGAAAAGGACCTTGCCGACGCCCTGGTGGCCGAGGCGTGGAAACTGTTCGAGGAGGAAGAACCGACCGACAAGTCTAACAAATGA
- the pgi gene encoding glucose-6-phosphate isomerase, with amino-acid sequence MLNQTKAWQDLLDHWREISGLHMRDMFDQDPERFDRFSLQLKDILFDFSKNRITGETLQLLCDLARERGLDEKRERMFAGEKINCTEKRAVLHVALRNRSDRPIYVDGEDVMPGVRSVLARMREFSERVRSGQWQGFTGKPVSDIVNIGIGGSDLGPLMVTEALKPYGRDNLRVHFVSNVDGTHLAETLKPLDPETTLFLIASKTFSTQETLTNAHSARDWFMRAAGDERHVARHFVAISTHAERVRQFGIDLENMFEFWDWVGGRYSLWSAIGLSIALFIGMDRFEELLDGAWTVDEHFRTAPLEKNLPAVMGLLGIWYVNFFDAASQVILPYDQYMHRFPAYFQQGDMESNGKSVTCSGRTVEYATGPVIWGEPGTNGQHAFYQLLHQGTRLVPADFLAPAQSQNPLGRHHAILLSNFFAQTEALMKGRTEAEARREMAEAGLSKTEIERLLPHRIFSGNRPSNSFLFDRLTPRTLGMLIALYEHKIFVQGTIWDINSFDQWGVELGKQLAGVILPELESPNPATGHDSSTNGLINHYKQRRQPV; translated from the coding sequence GTGCTGAATCAGACCAAAGCCTGGCAGGACCTGCTGGACCATTGGCGTGAAATCTCCGGACTGCACATGCGGGACATGTTCGACCAGGACCCCGAACGCTTCGACCGGTTTTCACTTCAGCTGAAAGATATTCTCTTCGATTTTTCCAAAAACCGCATCACCGGGGAAACCCTGCAGCTGCTCTGCGATCTGGCTCGCGAAAGGGGCCTGGATGAGAAGCGGGAACGGATGTTCGCCGGTGAGAAGATCAACTGCACGGAGAAAAGAGCCGTTCTGCACGTGGCCCTGCGCAACCGGTCCGATCGCCCGATTTATGTCGACGGCGAGGACGTCATGCCTGGTGTCCGTTCCGTCCTGGCCAGAATGCGTGAGTTTTCGGAAAGGGTTCGCAGCGGCCAATGGCAAGGATTTACCGGCAAACCTGTCAGCGACATCGTGAATATCGGCATTGGCGGCTCCGACCTGGGCCCCCTGATGGTCACCGAAGCTCTGAAGCCCTACGGCCGGGATAACCTGCGGGTCCATTTTGTGTCCAATGTTGACGGCACCCATCTGGCGGAAACCCTCAAGCCCCTCGATCCGGAAACCACGCTTTTTCTAATCGCCTCCAAGACCTTTTCCACCCAGGAAACCCTGACCAACGCCCATTCGGCCCGTGACTGGTTCATGCGGGCGGCCGGCGACGAAAGGCATGTCGCCAGACATTTCGTGGCGATCTCGACCCATGCGGAGCGGGTCCGACAATTTGGCATCGACCTGGAAAACATGTTTGAATTCTGGGACTGGGTCGGGGGTCGTTATTCCCTCTGGTCGGCCATCGGCCTGTCGATCGCCCTGTTCATCGGCATGGACCGGTTCGAGGAGCTGCTGGACGGAGCCTGGACCGTTGATGAACATTTCCGTACGGCCCCCCTGGAAAAGAACCTACCGGCCGTCATGGGCCTGCTGGGAATCTGGTACGTCAACTTTTTCGATGCGGCCAGCCAGGTCATCCTGCCTTATGATCAGTACATGCACCGGTTTCCCGCCTACTTTCAGCAGGGCGACATGGAGAGCAACGGCAAAAGCGTGACCTGTTCCGGTCGAACTGTGGAGTATGCCACGGGACCGGTTATCTGGGGGGAACCGGGCACCAACGGACAGCACGCCTTTTACCAGCTGCTGCATCAGGGAACCCGTCTGGTTCCCGCAGATTTTCTTGCTCCTGCCCAAAGCCAGAATCCCCTCGGACGGCATCATGCCATTCTGCTGTCCAACTTCTTTGCCCAAACCGAAGCGCTGATGAAAGGGCGTACCGAGGCCGAAGCCCGCCGGGAGATGGCAGAGGCCGGCCTGTCCAAGACCGAGATCGAACGGCTGTTGCCCCACCGGATATTCAGCGGCAACCGGCCCAGCAATTCCTTTCTGTTCGACAGATTGACCCCGCGCACGCTGGGCATGCTGATCGCTCTTTACGAACACAAGATTTTCGTACAGGGCACGATCTGGGACATCAATTCCTTTGATCAGTGGGGTGTGGAACTCGGCAAGCAATTAGCCGGAGTCATTCTGCCGGAACTGGAGTCACCAAATCCCGCAACCGGTCACGATTCCTCCACCAATGGCCTGATCAACCATTACAAGCAGCGCCGTCAACCCGTTTAA
- a CDS encoding PAS domain S-box protein, with translation MDSFFLFPSVLILLLAFFTLAGMLLLLLSCRRFGKKALLALQISEKRFETLLEGISDALVGVNEKGVIVTFNNAAEKLFGYTKDEMIGGPLERLIPERHREKHRQVIGQFFVTRWDNLSIGEAVEVPALHKDGREILVELTLSLLVGNNSRNVLACIRDISRRKADEDALRLSEERFREMADLLPQSIFESDRDGTVTFANRMAFELTGTKFDFAKEKRNLFEWISPEDRDRAAANIARVLGGKTLPDEKYVLIREDGTRLSVMVAASPIWRGHQIVGARGIVMDISERLRTERLLRESGEQFKQLFQKYQALLDNIPDAITLLAPDLTVIRSNLGAAKLLGKPVTHLPGKSCTDLWVGCSLLEEGCPVRKSFRTGKTEKNIMKTADGRSWRIRAFPVVDESGETVEVIAHTRDVTRQLQMEQEATRANHLASLGELAAGVAHEINNPINGIINYAQILTDDPRQSEENRDILQCIIDEGDRIANIVSNLLTFARARKEKQNVISIGDVLAATLPLAGAQLQKDHIQVRLDIDPGLPMVMAHTQQIQQVILNLISNARYALNQRYPGADENKILQIFSEAGMEAGIPMVRLVFLDQGTGIPAILLPMVMDPFYTTKPSGQGTGLGLSICHGILKDHGGNLKIESVEGDYTSVAMELPAA, from the coding sequence ATGGACAGTTTTTTCCTTTTTCCCTCGGTTCTGATTCTGCTGCTTGCCTTTTTCACACTGGCCGGCATGCTGTTGTTGCTGCTTTCCTGTCGAAGATTTGGCAAGAAGGCGCTGTTGGCCCTTCAGATCAGTGAAAAACGTTTTGAGACCCTCCTGGAAGGTATCAGCGATGCGTTGGTTGGTGTCAACGAGAAGGGAGTCATTGTTACCTTTAACAATGCCGCGGAAAAACTGTTCGGCTATACCAAAGATGAAATGATCGGTGGTCCTCTGGAACGCCTGATTCCAGAACGGCACCGGGAGAAACATCGTCAGGTCATTGGTCAATTTTTTGTCACAAGATGGGATAATCTCTCCATCGGCGAGGCTGTCGAAGTTCCCGCTTTACACAAAGACGGCAGGGAAATTCTGGTCGAATTGACACTTTCACTGCTGGTCGGAAACAACTCCCGAAACGTCCTGGCGTGCATCAGGGACATTTCCCGGCGCAAGGCCGATGAAGATGCTCTGCGTTTGAGTGAGGAGAGGTTCAGGGAAATGGCCGACCTTCTGCCTCAGTCCATCTTCGAAAGTGACAGAGACGGGACCGTCACTTTTGCCAATCGAATGGCTTTCGAACTTACCGGTACGAAATTCGACTTTGCCAAGGAAAAGAGAAACCTTTTCGAATGGATATCGCCGGAAGATCGAGACCGCGCAGCCGCGAATATTGCCCGAGTATTGGGTGGGAAAACCCTTCCTGATGAAAAGTATGTTCTGATTCGGGAGGACGGTACCCGGCTCAGCGTCATGGTGGCTGCCAGCCCGATCTGGCGGGGCCATCAGATTGTCGGGGCCCGAGGCATTGTCATGGATATCTCCGAACGGCTGAGGACTGAACGTCTGTTGCGGGAGAGCGGCGAACAGTTCAAGCAGCTGTTTCAGAAATACCAGGCCCTGCTCGACAATATTCCCGATGCCATAACCCTTCTGGCTCCCGATTTGACGGTGATTCGCAGCAATCTGGGAGCGGCCAAATTGCTTGGAAAGCCGGTCACGCACCTCCCGGGCAAAAGCTGCACCGACTTGTGGGTTGGCTGCTCCCTGCTTGAGGAAGGCTGTCCCGTTCGAAAAAGCTTCAGAACGGGTAAAACGGAAAAAAACATCATGAAAACAGCGGATGGCCGGAGTTGGAGGATCCGGGCCTTTCCGGTCGTTGATGAGAGCGGGGAAACCGTAGAGGTCATCGCTCATACCCGGGATGTCACCCGGCAACTGCAGATGGAGCAGGAGGCGACCCGGGCCAACCATCTGGCCTCTCTGGGGGAACTGGCGGCGGGCGTCGCGCACGAGATCAACAATCCGATCAACGGCATTATCAACTATGCCCAGATTCTGACGGACGATCCCCGGCAAAGCGAGGAGAATCGGGACATTCTGCAGTGCATCATCGATGAAGGGGACCGGATCGCGAATATCGTCAGCAACCTGCTGACTTTTGCCAGGGCGCGAAAGGAGAAACAGAACGTCATCTCCATCGGCGACGTCCTGGCAGCGACCCTGCCCCTTGCGGGAGCTCAACTGCAAAAGGATCATATTCAGGTGCGGCTGGACATCGATCCCGGCCTTCCCATGGTCATGGCCCACACCCAGCAGATCCAGCAGGTCATCCTCAATCTGATCAGCAATGCCCGTTACGCTCTGAATCAGCGTTACCCCGGTGCCGATGAGAACAAGATTCTGCAGATCTTTTCCGAGGCGGGAATGGAAGCCGGCATTCCCATGGTCCGCCTGGTCTTTCTGGATCAGGGCACCGGCATTCCCGCGATCCTGCTGCCGATGGTCATGGACCCCTTTTACACGACCAAACCGAGCGGGCAGGGGACCGGACTGGGGCTAAGCATCTGCCACGGCATACTCAAGGATCACGGCGGCAATTTGAAAATCGAAAGTGTCGAAGGGGACTACACGTCGGTCGCAATGGAACTCCCTGCGGCCTGA
- a CDS encoding sigma 54-interacting transcriptional regulator: MKKILVVDDEKSLRFTFERFLVEEGYQVETAEDFESASVLLEQTRFAMVFSDIVLGDKTGLDLLRRIRNIDPVCPVVMITGYPNIETASEAVRLGAFDYLPKPVLKKDLQQVARAAVKYREANEKSEVYRTHLEAVFKNVQDGLITVDHEGQVAEFNEAAQRLCGLDGSAAGRSFRDAPAWCQGKCLEALFTTLDKRQPVEIRRLECGHRERPRQVVSLSTAPLMDGSGNFLGAVMVARDETQLDRLERSLKKRSRYHRIYGASEKMQELYSLLDDLADIPSTVLITGESGTGKELVADALHRSGSRANKPLVKVNCAALSDTLLESELFGHVRGSFTGAIKDRIGRFQKADGGTIFLDEIGDISPKMQLRLLRVLQEREIERIGESTPTKVDIRIMAATNCDLAEKVRQGTFREDLYYRLKVIQVAMPPLRKRLDDIPLLVEHFIEKMNITMGRQIQEVSEEVLQLFARYNWPGNIRELEHVMEYAFARCRDAVIACNHLPSDLKDRSVQDPDGESVGEDEEGMILQSLEKTSGNKAKAARLLGIDRKTLYRKMAKLGIEYND; the protein is encoded by the coding sequence ATGAAAAAAATACTGGTTGTCGATGACGAAAAGAGTCTCCGCTTCACCTTTGAGCGTTTTCTGGTGGAAGAGGGGTATCAGGTGGAAACAGCCGAGGATTTCGAAAGCGCCTCGGTGCTTCTGGAACAGACAAGGTTTGCCATGGTTTTCTCCGATATCGTTCTCGGCGACAAAACCGGCCTCGATCTGCTCAGGAGGATCAGGAACATCGATCCTGTCTGCCCGGTGGTCATGATTACCGGATATCCAAATATCGAAACCGCATCCGAAGCGGTCAGACTCGGTGCCTTCGACTACCTGCCCAAGCCGGTGCTGAAAAAGGACCTGCAGCAGGTGGCCCGGGCCGCCGTCAAGTATCGCGAAGCCAACGAAAAAAGCGAGGTGTACCGGACTCACCTGGAAGCGGTTTTCAAGAATGTTCAGGATGGTCTGATTACCGTCGATCATGAGGGACAGGTCGCCGAGTTCAACGAGGCAGCCCAACGTCTTTGCGGGCTCGATGGCTCGGCAGCCGGCCGTTCTTTCCGTGACGCTCCTGCCTGGTGCCAAGGAAAGTGCCTGGAGGCTCTTTTCACAACCCTCGACAAGCGGCAGCCGGTTGAAATCCGCCGCCTGGAGTGCGGACATCGGGAACGCCCCCGTCAAGTGGTCAGTCTTTCGACAGCACCTCTGATGGATGGTTCCGGGAACTTCCTGGGTGCTGTCATGGTGGCGCGGGACGAAACGCAGCTTGACCGACTGGAACGAAGCCTGAAAAAAAGGTCCCGCTATCATCGGATCTACGGCGCCAGTGAAAAAATGCAGGAATTGTACAGCCTGCTCGACGATCTGGCCGATATCCCATCCACCGTTCTGATTACTGGGGAGAGCGGTACGGGCAAGGAACTGGTGGCGGATGCCCTGCACAGGTCCGGATCGCGCGCCAACAAGCCGCTGGTCAAGGTCAATTGCGCCGCGCTGTCCGACACCCTGCTCGAGAGTGAACTGTTCGGCCATGTCCGAGGCTCCTTTACAGGAGCGATCAAGGATCGCATCGGACGTTTTCAGAAGGCGGACGGGGGTACGATCTTTCTTGACGAAATCGGGGATATCTCACCCAAGATGCAGTTGCGGCTGTTGCGCGTGCTGCAGGAGAGGGAGATCGAACGGATCGGCGAGTCGACCCCAACCAAGGTCGATATTCGCATTATGGCCGCCACCAACTGCGATTTGGCGGAAAAGGTTCGACAGGGAACTTTCCGGGAGGACCTCTATTATCGACTCAAAGTTATCCAGGTCGCGATGCCGCCCCTCCGTAAACGCCTGGACGACATCCCGCTGCTGGTGGAGCATTTCATCGAAAAGATGAATATCACCATGGGCAGGCAGATTCAGGAGGTGTCCGAAGAGGTTCTGCAGCTTTTTGCCCGCTACAATTGGCCGGGCAACATCCGGGAACTGGAACATGTCATGGAGTACGCCTTCGCCCGCTGTCGCGATGCCGTTATTGCCTGCAATCATCTTCCCTCGGACCTGAAGGACCGTAGTGTTCAGGATCCGGATGGGGAGTCTGTCGGCGAGGACGAGGAGGGAATGATTCTGCAGTCTTTGGAGAAGACATCAGGCAATAAAGCCAAGGCTGCCCGGCTGCTGGGAATCGATCGAAAGACCCTTTATCGAAAAATGGCCAAATTGGGCATCGAGTACAACGATTGA
- a CDS encoding chemotaxis protein CheW, producing MTEAEVRSEFGHDGGYEVEDTQKDKFLTFRVADEDYGIAIRHVTEIIGIQKITVVPDMPSFIKGVINLRGKVIPVMDVRSRFCLSGREYDERTCIVVVNVDDRATGLVVDRVNEVADIPEEQVEAPPAGAQSGSGNFILGLGKIGDSVKILLDVKRLLYQ from the coding sequence ATGACAGAAGCTGAAGTGCGAAGCGAGTTTGGGCATGATGGCGGTTATGAAGTGGAAGATACCCAGAAAGACAAGTTCCTGACCTTTCGGGTGGCGGATGAGGATTACGGAATCGCCATTCGCCACGTCACGGAAATCATCGGGATTCAGAAGATCACCGTCGTTCCCGACATGCCGAGCTTTATCAAAGGGGTCATCAATCTGCGCGGAAAGGTGATTCCGGTCATGGATGTCCGGTCACGGTTCTGCCTGAGCGGGCGCGAATACGATGAACGGACCTGCATCGTGGTTGTCAACGTCGACGATCGGGCCACCGGCCTGGTGGTGGATCGGGTCAACGAAGTCGCCGACATCCCCGAAGAGCAGGTCGAGGCCCCGCCCGCCGGGGCCCAGAGCGGATCGGGCAATTTTATCCTGGGGCTAGGCAAAATCGGCGATTCGGTGAAGATCCTTCTCGATGTAAAGCGCCTGCTATATCAGTAA
- a CDS encoding methyl-accepting chemotaxis protein has translation MKFKSIQMKIAAIAGLCLVLASGSLVVYSLISAGNTQEFTLEKVSDLQEKSALESLKKLAGEQGGFIRAEFEVALDAARTMAHTFEVSKQKRGEWASLNLGRDQINAILLNVLEKNPEFNGTYSCWEPNALDGRDDEFRTGKDGNNAVTGRFTPYWNRDASGNIAVQPLVEYDTMDKHPNGVLKGGWYIGPSQNQKESVLDPFPYIVQGKKVWLTTLSVPILANGKFYGVAGADYDLSFVQELSEKVDKALFDGQGEVSIISNMGLVVADSEKPELIGQHIKSLITHNWETVLANIQAGKSEAEIDAETGIATAFAPIELGRTGKPWSMVLRVHQDVILAEAHALGADLASRHASSALWQGIVSIVIALGAIAALWWAAGGIARPIRAAARLADTIRGGDFSQRMKFDAADEVGQLANALDGMADSLQKAAQVAEKIAAGELDVDVSLASDRDQLGLALQRMTANLNEVLSQVQVAGEQIASGSAQVSDSSQTLSQGATESAASLQQITASMNQMASQTHLNAQNADQANSLSREAQSAALQGGKLMTDLVAAMGEINRSGEDIAKIIKVIDEIAFQTNLLALNAAVEAARAGQHGKGFAVVAEEVRNLAARSAKAAKETAELIENSTAKTRAGNDIAEKTEEALKGIVAGATKVSDLVAEIAAASNEQSQGIAQVNTGLGQIDQVTQQNTANAEESAAASEELSSQAAHLQHMLSRFHLKNQGGSAAMRLAAPVKKAAPAARTAPAPALEWSAPTEAKPRKAGGSPKDIIALDDSEFGRY, from the coding sequence ATGAAATTCAAATCGATTCAAATGAAGATTGCCGCCATTGCCGGTCTCTGCCTGGTGCTGGCATCGGGTTCGCTGGTGGTTTACAGCCTGATATCCGCCGGTAACACCCAGGAATTCACCCTGGAAAAGGTTTCGGATCTGCAGGAAAAGAGCGCCCTGGAGAGTCTGAAAAAACTGGCCGGTGAGCAGGGCGGCTTTATCAGGGCGGAATTCGAAGTGGCCCTGGATGCAGCCCGCACCATGGCTCATACCTTCGAGGTCTCGAAACAGAAAAGGGGTGAGTGGGCATCTTTGAACCTTGGCCGGGATCAGATCAACGCGATACTGCTCAATGTTCTGGAAAAAAATCCTGAATTCAACGGCACCTATTCCTGCTGGGAGCCGAACGCCCTCGATGGCCGGGATGACGAGTTCCGGACCGGGAAGGACGGCAACAATGCCGTCACCGGCCGCTTCACCCCCTACTGGAACCGGGACGCCTCCGGAAACATCGCCGTTCAGCCTCTGGTGGAATACGACACCATGGACAAGCATCCCAACGGCGTGCTGAAGGGCGGCTGGTATATCGGACCCTCGCAGAACCAAAAGGAAAGCGTGCTGGATCCCTTCCCCTACATCGTTCAGGGCAAGAAGGTCTGGCTGACCACCCTGTCCGTGCCGATCCTGGCAAACGGGAAGTTCTACGGAGTGGCCGGTGCTGATTACGACCTTTCCTTTGTTCAGGAATTGAGCGAAAAGGTCGACAAGGCTCTGTTCGATGGTCAGGGCGAAGTGTCGATCATCAGTAACATGGGATTGGTAGTAGCTGACAGTGAAAAACCGGAACTGATCGGGCAGCACATTAAAAGTCTGATTACCCATAATTGGGAGACAGTACTCGCCAATATCCAGGCAGGCAAGTCGGAGGCCGAGATAGACGCCGAGACGGGCATAGCCACTGCTTTTGCTCCCATCGAACTGGGCCGCACCGGCAAGCCCTGGTCGATGGTGCTTCGGGTCCATCAGGATGTCATCCTCGCGGAGGCTCATGCCCTGGGCGCAGACCTTGCGTCCCGTCATGCCAGCAGCGCCCTGTGGCAGGGCATAGTGAGCATTGTCATCGCCCTCGGCGCCATTGCCGCCCTTTGGTGGGCTGCCGGCGGCATTGCCCGCCCGATCCGGGCCGCCGCCCGTCTGGCCGATACCATCCGCGGTGGGGATTTCAGCCAGCGGATGAAATTCGATGCGGCCGATGAAGTGGGACAATTGGCTAATGCCCTCGATGGCATGGCGGACAGTCTCCAGAAAGCCGCCCAGGTGGCGGAAAAGATCGCGGCCGGAGAGTTGGATGTGGATGTTTCTCTTGCGTCGGATCGGGATCAGTTGGGCCTGGCTCTGCAAAGGATGACAGCCAACCTGAATGAGGTCCTGTCCCAGGTGCAGGTGGCCGGAGAGCAGATTGCCAGCGGTTCGGCCCAGGTCTCCGATTCGAGCCAGACCCTGTCCCAGGGGGCTACCGAATCGGCCGCATCGCTGCAGCAGATCACCGCGTCCATGAACCAGATGGCGTCCCAGACCCATCTCAATGCCCAGAATGCTGATCAGGCCAACTCCCTCTCCCGGGAAGCCCAGTCGGCGGCCCTGCAGGGCGGCAAGCTGATGACCGATCTGGTTGCCGCCATGGGCGAAATCAATCGCTCTGGCGAGGACATCGCCAAGATCATCAAGGTCATCGATGAGATCGCCTTCCAGACCAACCTGCTGGCGCTGAACGCGGCCGTTGAAGCGGCCCGCGCCGGCCAGCACGGCAAGGGCTTCGCGGTGGTGGCCGAAGAGGTGCGCAATCTGGCGGCACGCAGCGCCAAAGCGGCCAAGGAGACGGCGGAACTAATCGAGAACTCCACGGCCAAGACCCGTGCGGGCAACGATATCGCCGAAAAAACCGAGGAGGCTCTGAAAGGGATCGTGGCCGGAGCGACCAAGGTTTCGGACCTGGTGGCGGAGATCGCCGCGGCCAGCAACGAGCAGTCCCAGGGGATCGCTCAGGTGAACACCGGACTGGGACAGATCGACCAGGTGACCCAGCAGAACACCGCCAATGCCGAAGAGAGCGCAGCAGCGTCCGAAGAGCTCTCCAGTCAGGCGGCCCACCTGCAGCATATGCTGAGCCGGTTCCATCTGAAGAATCAGGGCGGAAGCGCTGCCATGCGCCTGGCGGCACCGGTGAAGAAGGCCGCTCCCGCTGCGAGGACCGCGCCGGCTCCGGCGCTGGAATGGTCTGCACCGACGGAAGCGAAGCCCAGAAAGGCCGGGGGATCGCCGAAGGACATCATCGCCCTGGACGATTCCGAGTTCGGCAGATACTGA